The following coding sequences are from one Nymphalis io chromosome 5, ilAglIoxx1.1, whole genome shotgun sequence window:
- the LOC126768330 gene encoding lipoamide acyltransferase component of branched-chain alpha-keto acid dehydrogenase complex, mitochondrial, whose translation MAFATRKWLVNLRNLNKYNKFFSVAKSRSFSSWNYTGEKNIIKEERRLKFKWIHTTSVVNKTVAFKLSDIGEGIREVVLKEWFVKVGDKVQQFDNICEVQSDKAAVTITSRYDGIVTKLYHEVDQTALVGQPLVDIELESSGEEDATPESNLANPAINTKTEHKNTQKVKVLTTPAVRRIAAQFKVDLSTVTATGRNGRLLKEDLLSHLNISADKSNDIPKSESSEQATSIPAAGVKATAEIVLEDKIVPITGFTKAMVKSMTESLKIPHLLLSDEYDVTKLVEARQSLKEVAQKRNVKLSYMPIVLKGVSLGLSRYPILNSSLDSTCENLIYKASHNIGFAMDTPNGLVVPVIKNVQNKSILEIAVEMNLLQEKGSKGQLGLNDLTGGTFTISNIGAIGGTYAKPIIFSPQVSIGALGKIQVLPRFDSEGNITKAHILSVSWSADHRVIDGATIAKFSNQLKEYFEEPYKLLLDL comes from the exons atggcaTTTGCAACAAGAAAGTGGTTAGTGAATTTaaggaatttaaataaatataacaaattcttCTCTGTAGCTAAAAGT agaTCGTTTTCGTCATGGAACTACAcaggtgaaaaaaatattattaaagaggAAAGACGATTGAAATTCAAATGGATACACACGACAAGCGTTGTTAATAAAACAGTAGCCTTCAAACTTTCCGATATCGGGGAAGGAATACGAGAAGTTGTTTTAAAAGAatg GTTTGTCAAAGTAGGGGATAAAGTACAACAATTTGACAATATTTGCGAAGTCCAAAGTGATAAAGCAGCGGTGACAATAACCAGTAGATACGACGGAATCGTCACAAAACTTTACCATGAAGTTGACCAAACTGCATTGGTTGGACAACCTCTAGTCGACATTGAATTAGAAAGTTCAGGAGAAGAAG atgCAACGCCCGAAAGTAACTTGGCCAATCCAGCGATAAATACGAAGACTGAGCATAAGAATACGCAAAAAGTTAAAGTATTGACTACTCCAGCCGTGAGAAGGATAGCGGCGCAGtttaaa GTAGATCTAAGTACTGTGACTGCTACTGGAAGAAATGGAAGACTACTCAAAGAAGATCTATTGTCTCATCTTAACATTAGCGCAGATAAGTCTAATGATATACCAAAAAGCGAATCGTCAGAACAAGCTACTTCTATACCTGCAGCTGGAGTCAAAGCTACAGCTGAAATTGTCCTAGAAGATAAAATAGTACCTATCACTGGATTTACAAAAGCTATGGTGAAATCTATGACAGAGTCTTTG AAAATTCCACATCTTCTATTGAGTGACGAATATGATGTAACAAAGTTAGTAGAAGCAAGACAGAGTCTAAAGGAAGTCGCTCAAAAACGAAACGTTAAATTGTCTTATATGCCTATCGTACTCAAAGGCGTATCTTTGGGTCTCTCGCGTTATCCAATACTAAACAGCAGTCTCGACAGCACTTGTGAAAATCTCATCTATAAAGCTAGTCATAATATTGGTTTCGCAATGGACACACCTAATGGTTtagttgtgcctgtaattaag aacGTACAAAATAAGAGTATTTTAGAAATAGCTGTAGAAATGAATTTGTTGCAAGAGAAAGGCTCAAAAGGGCAACTTGGGCTAAACGACTTAACAGGTGGAACTTTCACAATTTCTAATATAGGCGca aTCGGAGGAACATATGCAAAACCAATTATATTTTCACCTCAAGTATCAATCGGTGCTTTAGGAAAAATACAG gTATTGCCGAGGTTTGACTCTGAAGGAAATATCACTAAGGCCCACATTTTATCTGTGAGTTGGTCAGCTGACCATAGAGTTATTGACGGAGCTACTATTGCTAAGTTTTCAAaccaattaaaagaatatttcgaAGAACCTTATAAACTTCTTTTAGATCtgtag